The window CTGCAGGAGTTCCCCTCGAAGCGCGTCGTCCTCCTCCTCGACGACAACCCGAACCCCACCGATCCCGCGGTCCGCGAGCGCCTCGACGCCACCCGCGACCTGGCGCACGACATCAGCGCCATGCTCGCCGAGCCGCGCTTCCGCTTCTCCGACGCGCTCATGCGCTACGAGCTCGGCGACGCCGGGGTCTACGCCACCGACGACGCCGCGCTCGAGCTGGCCGACCACTACCGCTGGGCGGCCCAGTGGCTCTACGAGCAGGCGGACGCGCACAGCATCGACGACCACGTCGACGTCTTCTTCGCCGACCAGGTCCTCCGCGCCCTCGGCGACGACCTCGCCCTCACCGGCGAGGCGGTCGCCGCCGCCATCGCCGAGGGTGCGACCCTCACCGCCAAGCGCGTCGCGCAGCTCTACCGCCGCCTCGCCTGGACGTTCGACGCCGACCTCGCCGTGTTCGAGCGCAAGCAGTGGGCGTCCCTCTCGCACGAAGCCAACAAGGCGATGAACCTGAACGCCTACATCGGCCTGATGGGCGGCACGTACCGGGTCGAGGAGACGCCGGAGGGTCACATCCTCACCCCGGTCCCCGCCGGCCAGCGCCGCCCGGGCGACATCGAGATCCCGGACAGCGACTTCCTCCTCACCCTGGATGCCGACTCCATCCTGCTGCGCGAGTACTGCCTCCGGCTCACCTACTTCCTGCAGCAGCCGGACAACGCGCGCGTCGCCGTGACCCAGACGCCGTACTCGTCGTTCCGCGGTGCGGGCACCCGCATCGAGCGCCTGGCCGGGGCGACCACCGACATCCAGCACATCCTGCACCAGGGCAAGTCGTACTACGGCGCCACGTTCTGGGTGGGCGCGAACGCGGTCATCCGCAAGCGCGCGCTGGACGACATCGTCGAGACCGAGTTCGTCGGCGGTTTCGAGGTGCGCCGCTACATCCAGGACCGCACGGTCATCGAGGACACCGAGTCGAGCATCGACCTGGGCACGCACGGCTGGACGCTGTCCAACTACCCGGAGCGCCTCAGCTACTCGGCCACCCCGCCGGACTTCGGCTCGCTGATCGTCCAGCGGCGCCGCTGGGCGAACGGCGGACTGCTCATCCTGCCGAAGCTGTGGCGTCAGGTGAAGGAGCGCAAGCGCCGGGGTGAGACCGTGTCCCGCATCGAGCTGCTGCTGCGCGTCAACTACATGGCGTCGATCAGCTGGGCCAGCTTCGGCCTGATCTTCCTGCTGGCGTACCCGTACGACGGCCGGCTGCTCAGCCCGATGGTGCTGCTCGCCGCGCTGCCGTACTTCATCAGCCAGGCGGCGGACCTCCGCTACAGCGGGTACAAGGCCACCGACATCTTCCGGATCTACGGCTTCAACCTCATCCTGCTGCCCGTGAACCTGGCCGGCGTGCTCAAGTCGATCCAGCAGTCGCTGACCGGCAAGAAGATCCCGTTCGCCCGCACGCCGAAGGTGAAGAACCGCACCGCGTCGCCGCTGCTCTTCGTGATCGCGCCGCTCGCGATCGTCGCGTTCTCGCTCTTCACCCTGTGGCGCGACGTCAACGCGCACAACTGGGGCAACGCCGCGTTCGCCGCGTTCAACGCCACCCTCGCCATCTGGGCGATCGTCGCCTACATCGGCATCGGCAACACGATCGTCGACATCTGGCTCGGGATGACGAAGCCGCTCTACGTGGACAAGTCGCGCAAGCGGGTGGCCGAGGAGGCCGCTCCCGCCACGGCGTCGCTCAACTGGCGCTCGGTGCTCTACCACGGTCACGCGGGCGGGGAGGTTCCGCACCTGGCCGGTGTCGGCGCCGTTGTCGCCGAGAGCGACGTGGCCGACGCGGTCGCCGAGTCGGGCTCCACGCCCGAGGCAGCGTCGTCGTCTTCGTCGTCCTCGTCCGTCTCCGGTGAGAAGCAGGCCGCCTGATGGCCCGGCAGAAGAAGGCGTCGCCGGACGCCGCATCCACCGCCCCGTCCTCCGCGGACGCCGTCGAGCGCGCACAGGCCCCCGAATCCTCGGGCGGTCGGCGCCTCTCGCCCTGGCGCGTGATCGGCGCGGCCCTCGTCGCCATCGTCGTGGTGTCGGTCGGAGCCGTCGGCTTCCAGTGGTGGAGCGCCCGCGCCGCCGTCGACGCGAAGCCGTGGTTCGCCTCCTACGTGGACGTGACCGCGACCCCGCGGTTCGCGTTCGAGAACCTGGGTGGCACCTCCACCAAGGATGCTGTGCTCTCGTTCGTCGTGTCGTCGAAGACGGACCCGTGCGCACCCAGCTGGGGCGCCGCCTACTCGCTCGACGAGGCCCGCGGTTCGCTCGACCTGGACCGCCGCATCGCCCGGCTGCAGCAGCAGGGCGGCACGGTCGCGGTCTCGTTCGGCGGCCTGCTGAACGATGAGCTCGCGGTCGGCTGCGACGACCCGTCGGCGCTGACGGAGGCGTACGCGTCGGTCGTCGACCGCTACAAGATCGGGACGATCGACCTCGACCTGGAGGGCGCCGGCCTCACCGACCGGGATGCGTCCGAGCGCCGCGCCGAGGCCATCGCCGCCCTGCAGCAGGAGCGCCGTGCCGCAGGGAAGGGCCTCGCCGTGTGGCTGACGCTGCCCGTCGCACCGTCCGGCATGACCTCGGATGGGACGGACGCCATCGCCGCCATGCTCAAGGCGAAGGTCGACATCGCGGGCGTCAACGTGATGACCATGGACTTCGGCGACGCCAAGGACGCGAAGACGTCGATGGCGAAGGCGGCCGAGTCCGCCGTCTCCGCCGCCCAGCGCCAGCTCGGCGTTCTGTACGACCGGGCGAAGCTGCACCAGAGCGACCCCAGCCTGTGGGCGAAGCTCGGCGCCACCCCGATGATCGGCCAGAACGACACGCCGGGCGAGGTCTTCTCGCTCGCCGACGCCGCATCCTTCAACAGCTGGGCCGTGTCGAACGGTCTCGGCCGGATGTCGATGTGGTCGGCGAACCGCGACAAGACGTGCGGTTCCAACTACGTCGACCTGACCGCGGTGTCGGATGCGTGCAGCGGCGTCTCGCAGGGCAAGAAGACGTTCGCGGGCGTGCTGGCGAAGGGCTTCGACGGCCACATCTCGCTGGGGGAGTCGGCGGTCACCACCGCCGAGCCGACCTCGACCGCGGCCGCGGACGACCCGGCGACCTCGCCCTACCCGATCTGGGCCACCAAGAACTCGTACCTGAAGGGCGCGAAGGTGGTCTGGCACCACAACGTGTACCAGGCGAAGTGGTGGACTAAGGGCGACGTTCCGGACAACCCCGTGCTGAACGCGTGGGAGACGCCGTGGGAGCTGGTGGGCCCGGTGCTGCCGGATGAGACGCCCATCCCGCAGCCGACGCTGCCCGCCGGGACGTACCCGACGTGGAGCGGGACGGCGGCGTACGACAAGGGCCAGCGCATCCTCTTCGACGGCGTGCCCTTCGAGGCCAAGTGGTGGACGCAGGGCGACAGCCCCGAGGCCGCCAGCGCCGACCCCGACTCGTCGCCGTGGGCTCCGCTCACGCAGGACGAGATCGACCAGATCATCGGCGGCTCCGGCCGCTGAACCAGGATCGGCGGCGGGACGCTGACTCCCCCCATCGTGTCCCGTCGCCGACTCGACCTGGACTCCCGCTGCGGGGCGGGAGCACCCAGGCGCCCGCGCGCGCCCTCGGCGTGCCCGGCGCAGTGCCGGCGGGGATGCGCGTGCCTTCGGGTGGTGCGCGTCGTCCCTGCCGGCACGCTAGAGCCCGCGTTATCGCTTCGTGACCCCGGGGCGGCGACACCGACTCTAAGCTGACGCTGCTGCGGGGAGCAGCACAACAGAACACTGGGGGAACATGAATCGATCGTCGAAGGCCGCCCTCGTCGGGGCGACCGCCATCGTGTCGGTGCTCGCACTGGCGGGTTGTGCCGCCGGTACCGGCGCCGCAGCCGCGCCGACGCCGACCGTGACCGTCACGTCGACCGTGACGGCGACGCCCGCGCCGGCGTCCGCCTCGCCGGACGACCCGATGGATGCGCTGACCGCCTGGACGGCGTGCGTCGTGCTGGCGCAGGAGGTCTACGTCTCGCAAGCGCCGAACGCGAAGATGGCGCCGTACAACCCGAAGACTCCGCCGACGAAGAACGCCGACGGAACCTGGCGGGCGATCGTCGGCTTCCCGCTCGACCCGCCGCCGGAGGGGGCCGCCAGCGTCGTGGTCATCTGCGACATCGGCGGCACGAAGGGCGCCCCCACCCTCGTCCACTGGTCGACCAAGGACATCTGACCGGAGCGTGCGCGAGCCCTCCCTGCGACACGGTAGGATGGTCGAGTTGCCTCGCGCGGCTCCGGCCGCGATCGACGGTAACGGGCTGTGGCGCAGTTTGGTAGCGCACTTGACTGGGGGTCAAGGGGTCGCAGGTTCAAATCCTGTCAGCCCGACCAATAAAAATCCCGGTCAGACGAGAAATTGTCTGACCGGGATTTCTTGCGTTAAGGGGCGATTAGACCTGCCCTGTGTGCAGTCTGTGTGCACTCGCCGCTCGGGGGATCGATGCGTTCGCCTTTTCGGAGGCTTCCCGCGCCGCATGGCCGATCAAATGGGCGTAGATATCGGCGGTGACAGCCACCGACGAATGGCCCAGCATCTTCGACACCAACCCCAGCTACGCGCCGCTTGCGAGCAGCAGAGAGGCGCGTTCATGGCGCAGGCCGTGGAACGTCATTCGCGGTAGTCCCGCCTGAATCCGCAGCTTGTCGAAAAGGCGAGTGACGTACTGCGGTTTCAACGGTTGGCCGTCCTCGTAGGTGAACACGTATCCGGTGTCTTCCCACACGCTCCCGAGGGCGTCAGCCTCTGCGCGTTGCTGCGCTCCCCATGTCAGGAGAACCGCCCTGGCTGCGGTCGCTGCTGTGTCGGTTTCTGCGATGCAGGACCAGTCTCAGGCCGCCTCCGATTACGCCCAAGCGTTGCAGGCGGATAACGGGGCGATCAAGGAGAACGTTCGCCTCACTGCGGTGAAGAATCTGCACGACTCCGGGGCCATCAAGTCGGCCCACGAGTTGGGTATCTCCACGTCCGATCTGACTGAAGCTTCGCTCGGGAACGCGGAAGCGCTGAGGCGGGTAAACGCGCAACTTGCGGCCGCCGAAAAGAGCCTAGGAAATGCGGGTGGCTCGACGGGTGCGATGACCGCGAAACAACAGGAAGCGGCTGGGGCCATTGTCAACGTGCGTGATCAGTTGGGCGAGCAGTCCAAGGCTCTCGCTGCGGCGAAGATCATTCAGCAGGAGAACACTGACGCTGTAAGTGCAGCCAATTCGAAGATCGGTACCAACGTTGATCTGTTGGGGGCCATGCGGGCGGCGACTGACAAGGCGGCTGACGCAACCGACAAGCTCGCTCAGAAGATCGCTGGCATCGGCCGGGTCAATCTTGACCAGTCCCAAGCCAACATCCAATATCAGCAATCGACTGCTGACGCAACGGCTTCGCTACAGCAGAACGGCGCAACCCTGGATCTGAACACGCAAAAAGGCCGCGATAACCGCCAGGCGTTGGATGACCTTGCAGCGTCCGGTATTGCGTTGGTTCCGCGCAGACGAAGGCGG is drawn from Leifsonia shinshuensis and contains these coding sequences:
- a CDS encoding carbohydrate-binding protein yields the protein MARQKKASPDAASTAPSSADAVERAQAPESSGGRRLSPWRVIGAALVAIVVVSVGAVGFQWWSARAAVDAKPWFASYVDVTATPRFAFENLGGTSTKDAVLSFVVSSKTDPCAPSWGAAYSLDEARGSLDLDRRIARLQQQGGTVAVSFGGLLNDELAVGCDDPSALTEAYASVVDRYKIGTIDLDLEGAGLTDRDASERRAEAIAALQQERRAAGKGLAVWLTLPVAPSGMTSDGTDAIAAMLKAKVDIAGVNVMTMDFGDAKDAKTSMAKAAESAVSAAQRQLGVLYDRAKLHQSDPSLWAKLGATPMIGQNDTPGEVFSLADAASFNSWAVSNGLGRMSMWSANRDKTCGSNYVDLTAVSDACSGVSQGKKTFAGVLAKGFDGHISLGESAVTTAEPTSTAAADDPATSPYPIWATKNSYLKGAKVVWHHNVYQAKWWTKGDVPDNPVLNAWETPWELVGPVLPDETPIPQPTLPAGTYPTWSGTAAYDKGQRILFDGVPFEAKWWTQGDSPEAASADPDSSPWAPLTQDEIDQIIGGSGR
- a CDS encoding glycosyltransferase family 2 protein, which gives rise to MSSHTSYTPARKRQLGSEKRTEPLPTAHPKPSDRKITWSRVAIVLTVLFWAIYVVTTIIRQFIDSGSQNFRFTMEAIGYTVVVTFLTFSALMYLVARQGALQRFQKHVRVPRAELDRHFAENQPSITVLVPSYAEEPAVVRMTLLSAALQEFPSKRVVLLLDDNPNPTDPAVRERLDATRDLAHDISAMLAEPRFRFSDALMRYELGDAGVYATDDAALELADHYRWAAQWLYEQADAHSIDDHVDVFFADQVLRALGDDLALTGEAVAAAIAEGATLTAKRVAQLYRRLAWTFDADLAVFERKQWASLSHEANKAMNLNAYIGLMGGTYRVEETPEGHILTPVPAGQRRPGDIEIPDSDFLLTLDADSILLREYCLRLTYFLQQPDNARVAVTQTPYSSFRGAGTRIERLAGATTDIQHILHQGKSYYGATFWVGANAVIRKRALDDIVETEFVGGFEVRRYIQDRTVIEDTESSIDLGTHGWTLSNYPERLSYSATPPDFGSLIVQRRRWANGGLLILPKLWRQVKERKRRGETVSRIELLLRVNYMASISWASFGLIFLLAYPYDGRLLSPMVLLAALPYFISQAADLRYSGYKATDIFRIYGFNLILLPVNLAGVLKSIQQSLTGKKIPFARTPKVKNRTASPLLFVIAPLAIVAFSLFTLWRDVNAHNWGNAAFAAFNATLAIWAIVAYIGIGNTIVDIWLGMTKPLYVDKSRKRVAEEAAPATASLNWRSVLYHGHAGGEVPHLAGVGAVVAESDVADAVAESGSTPEAASSSSSSSSVSGEKQAA
- a CDS encoding tyrosine-type recombinase/integrase, producing the protein MWEDTGYVFTYEDGQPLKPQYVTRLFDKLRIQAGLPRMTFHGLRHERASLLLASGA